In Bremerella alba, one DNA window encodes the following:
- a CDS encoding DUF1559 family PulG-like putative transporter — translation MKILRRPRGFTLVELLVVIAIIGVLIALLLPAVQQAREAARRMACSNQLRQVGIALHNYHDTFGTLPPGIVTSNQVCWLTQILPQIEQSALFDQIGAVGGFDEPWEDVTDMVSTGTTPLAKTVIDGYICPSDTGDGVNKRLGNSTNQFGKSNYIGIFSAYYNATNATATNGSGGSDREATFFDNSSTEFSDMTDGLSNTIIVAERAERKGSGPTGSLWIGYQNDSGGSISGSIAQFQVRLRMERSSNDTDYNINGNSNYNPSSNHPGGAQFLRGDASVVFLPETIDLRTQAALGTIDGGEVIGEY, via the coding sequence ATGAAAATTCTTCGGAGGCCACGCGGCTTCACCCTCGTCGAACTGTTAGTTGTGATCGCCATTATCGGCGTTTTGATTGCCCTTCTTCTGCCAGCGGTGCAGCAAGCCCGCGAAGCAGCTCGCCGAATGGCTTGCAGTAACCAACTGCGTCAAGTCGGCATTGCCCTGCACAATTACCACGATACCTTCGGCACGCTGCCACCGGGTATTGTGACCAGCAACCAGGTTTGTTGGCTGACACAGATTCTACCGCAGATTGAACAGTCGGCACTCTTCGACCAGATTGGCGCCGTGGGTGGCTTCGACGAACCGTGGGAAGACGTAACCGACATGGTCAGCACCGGTACCACACCGCTCGCGAAGACCGTGATCGATGGCTACATCTGCCCCTCGGATACCGGCGACGGGGTCAACAAGCGGCTCGGTAATTCGACCAATCAGTTCGGCAAGTCGAACTACATCGGTATCTTTTCGGCTTACTACAACGCGACCAACGCCACCGCGACCAACGGCAGTGGGGGTAGCGACCGAGAAGCGACCTTCTTCGACAACTCGTCGACCGAGTTCAGCGACATGACCGATGGTCTGAGTAACACGATCATCGTCGCGGAACGGGCTGAACGAAAAGGCTCTGGTCCTACCGGCTCGCTGTGGATCGGTTACCAAAACGACTCGGGTGGTTCGATTTCCGGCAGTATCGCCCAGTTCCAGGTCCGCCTGCGAATGGAGCGATCGTCCAACGATACCGACTACAACATCAACGGCAACAGCAACTACAACCCGAGCAGCAATCACCCCGGTGGTGCTCAGTTCCTTCGCGGCGACGCCAGCGTTGTCTTCTTGCCGGAAACCATCGACCTGCGTACCCAGGCTGCCCTGGGAACGATCGATGGTGGTGAAGTAATCGGCGAATACTAA
- a CDS encoding carboxypeptidase regulatory-like domain-containing protein: MKFPFVLSGRFAATAMVAITLIGLVGCGSGSDVVPVSGTVTLDGDPLADALVSFYPQEEGKRFSTGTTDASGHYELVYTNDQNGAAIGKHIVKITTATVQGEGGPARPPKEKLPAKYNDQSELTVDVTSSSAGNTNFDLQSK, from the coding sequence ATGAAATTCCCCTTTGTACTTTCTGGTCGCTTTGCAGCGACGGCCATGGTCGCGATTACCCTGATCGGATTGGTCGGCTGCGGCTCCGGTTCCGACGTAGTTCCAGTTTCGGGTACGGTAACCCTCGATGGAGACCCACTCGCCGATGCGTTGGTTTCTTTCTATCCCCAAGAAGAAGGGAAGCGATTTTCGACCGGTACGACCGATGCCAGCGGCCATTACGAGTTGGTCTACACCAATGATCAAAACGGCGCTGCGATCGGCAAACATATCGTCAAAATCACGACGGCCACCGTCCAAGGTGAAGGAGGACCAGCGCGTCCCCCCAAAGAAAAACTGCCTGCGAAATACAACGACCAATCTGAGTTGACGGTCGACGTTACATCCAGCAGCGCCGGAAACACCAACTTCGATTTGCAATCGAAGTAA
- a CDS encoding DUF1559 domain-containing protein: MVRASQSPSPRRGFTLVELLVVIAIIGVLIALLLPAVQQAREAARRMTCSNKMRQLGIALHNYHDTFGKLPPGRVTSNQISWQVQILPQLEQNALFDAISAAGAFNQPWEDVAEMTTSGATPLAKTVVDAYLCPSDTGGGINERLGTSPNQFGKSNYVGVFSAYYNPTDPVATNNAGGSDRDATFYDNSKVKFSDITDGLSNTVIVAERRTGKSSGPAGSLWVGNHYDFGGSIGVYEFQIRLRMERSSNDTDYNINGNTVYNPSSNHPGGAQFLIGDASVSFLPETINLRTQAALGTIDGGEVIGEY, encoded by the coding sequence ATGGTCCGTGCTTCGCAATCCCCTTCGCCCCGACGTGGTTTCACCCTGGTGGAATTGCTGGTGGTCATTGCCATCATCGGCGTTTTGATTGCGTTACTTCTTCCTGCTGTGCAACAAGCTCGTGAAGCGGCTCGTCGTATGACGTGCAGCAACAAGATGCGTCAGCTGGGCATCGCATTGCACAACTATCACGACACCTTCGGCAAGCTGCCTCCGGGGCGCGTAACGTCTAACCAGATCAGCTGGCAGGTGCAAATTCTGCCGCAGTTGGAACAGAACGCTCTGTTCGACGCAATTTCAGCTGCTGGTGCGTTCAATCAACCCTGGGAAGACGTGGCCGAAATGACCACCAGTGGGGCGACCCCTTTGGCCAAGACCGTTGTCGATGCCTACCTCTGCCCTTCCGATACCGGGGGCGGCATCAACGAGCGGCTCGGCACCTCGCCCAATCAGTTCGGCAAGTCGAATTACGTGGGGGTCTTCTCGGCGTACTACAACCCTACCGACCCGGTAGCAACCAACAATGCTGGTGGTAGCGACCGCGATGCGACCTTCTACGACAACTCGAAGGTCAAGTTCTCGGACATTACCGACGGCCTGAGCAACACGGTCATCGTCGCTGAACGCCGTACCGGTAAGTCGTCGGGCCCGGCTGGCTCGCTGTGGGTTGGCAACCACTATGACTTTGGTGGTTCGATTGGCGTGTACGAATTTCAGATTCGTCTGCGGATGGAGCGATCGTCCAACGATACCGACTACAACATCAACGGTAACACGGTCTATAACCCCAGCAGCAACCACCCTGGCGGGGCTCAGTTCCTGATCGGTGATGCCAGTGTGTCGTTCCTGCCAGAGACCATTAACCTGCGTACCCAGGCCGCATTGGGCACGATTGATGGTGGCGAAGTGATCGGCGAATACTAA